In Clostridium sporogenes, one genomic interval encodes:
- a CDS encoding ATP-binding protein, whose amino-acid sequence MIKGYKSEILKEYEKIREKESLALKNRRKEIKMKLPKVLELEQKIAKLSIEMSINILKNPDKSEEYINIIKNKITDLRVKKSEFLVSNGYDMDFLEMHYNCNTCRDTGFVNNKRCSCYKQKLIKLYYNDSDLKHILKTNNFDNFNFEYFTNEKTDFHSDTPRKNIKKILDKMWHFIENFNKTDENFMFIGNPGTGKTFLSNCIAKELLDRGNFVVYRTADELIQNLRSIKFNNDKHLEDILINCDLLIIDDLGTESINEFSKVELFNFINKKLLMRKKMIISSNYSIESILKNYSERISSRLLGNFTLFKFYCDDIRIQKNIQNK is encoded by the coding sequence ATGATTAAAGGTTATAAATCAGAAATCCTAAAGGAATATGAAAAAATTAGAGAAAAGGAATCCTTAGCTCTAAAAAATAGAAGAAAAGAAATAAAAATGAAATTACCTAAAGTATTAGAGCTTGAACAAAAAATAGCTAAACTTTCTATAGAAATGTCTATAAATATATTAAAAAATCCTGACAAATCAGAAGAGTATATTAATATAATAAAAAACAAAATAACAGACTTAAGAGTAAAAAAGTCTGAATTTCTTGTTAGTAATGGTTATGATATGGATTTCTTAGAAATGCACTACAACTGTAATACATGTAGGGATACAGGTTTTGTAAATAACAAGAGGTGTTCCTGTTATAAACAAAAATTAATAAAATTATATTATAATGATTCAGATTTAAAACATATACTTAAAACAAACAATTTTGATAATTTTAACTTTGAATACTTTACTAATGAAAAAACAGATTTTCATTCTGATACACCACGAAAAAACATAAAAAAAATCTTAGATAAAATGTGGCATTTTATAGAAAACTTCAACAAAACGGATGAAAATTTTATGTTTATCGGTAATCCTGGTACAGGTAAAACATTTTTATCTAATTGCATCGCCAAGGAACTTTTAGATAGAGGTAATTTTGTAGTTTATAGAACCGCTGATGAATTAATACAAAACTTAAGATCTATTAAATTCAATAATGATAAACACTTAGAAGATATTCTTATAAACTGTGATTTACTTATAATAGATGATTTAGGCACAGAATCAATAAATGAATTTTCAAAAGTAGAGTTATTTAATTTCATAAATAAAAAACTTCTTATGAGAAAAAAAATGATAATATCATCAAACTACAGTATAGAATCAATTTTAAAAAATTATTCTGAGAGAATATCCTCACGACTTCTTGGAAATTTTACATTATTTAAATTTTATTGTGATGATATAAGAATACAAAAAAATATACAAAATAAATAA
- a CDS encoding DnaD domain protein: MSTFVFKNNSWNYTPVSNIFIDKFMPKARGEFVKVYLLGLKYCMSGEIGVSSEIIASTLHLLQTDVMNAWNFWNDEGVIKINPIDNMGNYNIEFLTLEDSKASEDNINLLEELNNNSVKDMLQDIEKLLSRPLSSKEMTVYIEWIKDYNFSPEIILLLIQYCVSKGKTDWRYIEKIALGWFDAKIQTIDDAQMYIKKHEDKWIKIRKILNYLGAKDGEIMKPQEEILDKWINIYNFPLDVIFKACDICFQRINKGDFRYIDGILNSWYKEGLKTLQDVTIKDNNKKTYKKENKNYSTPVKKDKFNDFEQRNYDFEELEKKLLGWDNND; the protein is encoded by the coding sequence TTGAGTACTTTTGTATTTAAGAACAATAGTTGGAATTATACTCCTGTAAGTAACATTTTCATAGACAAATTTATGCCTAAAGCCCGAGGAGAATTCGTAAAAGTATATCTTCTAGGGCTAAAATATTGTATGTCAGGAGAAATAGGTGTAAGTTCTGAAATAATAGCTAGTACATTACATTTATTACAAACTGACGTAATGAATGCTTGGAATTTTTGGAATGATGAAGGTGTAATAAAGATAAACCCTATAGATAATATGGGTAATTACAATATAGAATTTTTAACTTTAGAAGATAGTAAAGCCTCTGAGGATAACATAAATTTATTAGAAGAATTAAATAATAATTCTGTAAAAGACATGCTTCAGGACATAGAAAAACTTTTATCTCGTCCTTTATCCTCTAAAGAAATGACCGTTTATATAGAATGGATAAAAGACTACAATTTTTCTCCTGAAATAATATTATTATTAATTCAATATTGTGTATCTAAAGGAAAAACTGACTGGAGATATATAGAAAAAATAGCTTTAGGCTGGTTTGATGCTAAAATACAAACTATAGATGATGCTCAAATGTATATAAAAAAACATGAGGATAAATGGATTAAAATAAGAAAAATCCTAAATTATTTAGGAGCAAAAGATGGCGAAATAATGAAACCTCAAGAAGAAATTTTGGATAAGTGGATTAATATATATAATTTTCCTTTAGATGTTATCTTTAAAGCTTGTGATATTTGTTTTCAAAGAATAAATAAAGGAGACTTTAGATATATTGATGGAATATTAAATAGTTGGTATAAAGAGGGTTTAAAAACCTTACAGGATGTTACAATAAAAGATAACAATAAAAAAACATACAAAAAAGAAAACAAAAATTATAGTACTCCCGTTAAAAAAGATAAATTTAATGATTTTGAACAAAGAAACTATGATTTTGAGGAACTAGAAAAAAAATTATTAGGATGGGATAATAATGATTAA
- the fabD gene encoding ACP S-malonyltransferase, whose translation MSKIAFIFSGQGAQYVGMGKDLYENIPECREIFNIAEEELQIPLTKICFQGPKDEIDKTENTQPAILTLSIAAMKALEKYGIKPDVTAGLSLGEYSALVCSKVIDFKEAVSLVRKRGQYMEHAVPSGVGTMAAIIGLKKEKVKEICDSLKEVGIVEIANINCPGQIVISGEINAVEKVCEIAKEKRALKCVNLSVSGPFHSSMLKEAGENLYEELQKIQFKSIEVPFITNVTGDFVKNTSEIKDLLKKQVMSTVLWEDCVKTMIDFGVDTFIEIGPSKVLSGFVKKIDRKVNILNVEDIDSFNKTIEKLKTTNS comes from the coding sequence ATGTCAAAGATAGCTTTTATATTCTCAGGTCAAGGAGCTCAATATGTAGGTATGGGGAAAGATTTATATGAAAATATTCCCGAATGTAGAGAAATATTTAATATAGCAGAGGAAGAACTACAAATACCTTTAACTAAAATATGTTTTCAAGGTCCAAAGGATGAAATAGATAAAACAGAAAATACCCAACCAGCAATACTAACTCTTAGTATTGCTGCTATGAAAGCATTAGAAAAGTACGGTATAAAACCAGATGTTACAGCAGGGCTAAGCTTAGGTGAATATTCAGCTTTGGTTTGTAGTAAAGTTATAGATTTTAAAGAAGCAGTTTCTTTGGTAAGAAAAAGAGGGCAATATATGGAGCATGCGGTACCAAGTGGCGTGGGCACTATGGCAGCTATAATAGGTCTTAAAAAGGAAAAGGTTAAGGAAATTTGTGATAGTTTAAAAGAGGTTGGAATAGTTGAAATAGCAAATATTAATTGCCCAGGACAGATTGTTATTTCTGGGGAAATAAATGCAGTGGAAAAGGTATGTGAAATAGCAAAAGAAAAAAGAGCTTTAAAGTGTGTAAACCTTAGTGTTAGTGGTCCATTTCACAGTAGTATGTTAAAAGAAGCTGGAGAAAATTTATATGAAGAGTTACAAAAAATACAGTTTAAGTCTATAGAAGTGCCATTTATAACAAATGTAACAGGAGATTTTGTAAAAAATACTAGTGAAATAAAAGATTTGTTAAAAAAACAGGTTATGAGTACTGTACTTTGGGAAGATTGTGTAAAAACAATGATAGATTTTGGAGTAGATACCTTTATAGAAATAGGTCCTTCAAAGGTTTTATCAGGTTTTGTTAAGAAAATAGATAGAAAAGTAAATATATTAAATGTAGAAGATATAGATTCCTTTAATAAAACAATAGAAAAATTAAAAACAACAAATAGTTAG
- a CDS encoding MarR family winged helix-turn-helix transcriptional regulator, with the protein MSESINILNELLVDNFNDILTIEQQALQAGIFKDISVTEIHTIEAIGMYKPRTMSQVAMDLGITVGTLTTAVNNLVKKEYVERKRSEEDRRIVQIKLTKKGKLAYRIHDKFHSDMIKATIDGLSEEEERVLIKSLDKLNKFFKEKYSLNKVNKEKNNE; encoded by the coding sequence TTGAGTGAATCAATAAACATTTTAAATGAGCTTTTAGTAGATAACTTTAATGATATATTAACCATTGAACAACAAGCATTGCAGGCAGGCATATTTAAAGATATATCTGTTACGGAGATACATACTATTGAGGCCATTGGTATGTATAAACCTAGAACTATGTCACAGGTAGCTATGGATTTAGGGATAACTGTAGGAACTTTAACTACCGCAGTAAACAATCTTGTAAAAAAAGAATATGTGGAAAGAAAAAGAAGTGAAGAGGATAGAAGGATTGTTCAAATTAAATTAACTAAAAAAGGAAAATTAGCATATAGGATTCATGATAAATTTCATAGTGATATGATTAAGGCCACTATAGATGGCTTATCGGAGGAGGAAGAAAGAGTACTTATAAAATCTTTGGATAAGCTAAATAAATTTTTTAAGGAAAAGTATAGTTTAAATAAAGTTAATAAGGAGAAAAATAATGAGTAA
- a CDS encoding M23 family metallopeptidase: MSKDIGKKLILLLSIGVTILVATYTYIYTKPNAYEVLVNDNPVAYMKNEEDFNKIYKEVENNTKKRFNLNMKNNIEFKNIKVKGDIFTSNDFIKKSILENSNIKVTAFKVKLQDEFIGILSNKKEIKELNEIINKKYSVNIIDHIKIKEETIAVEEINTIDELVINISQSKDLKNFINNKRLSRGTSNDKIVLTMPTSGCITSQFGKRWGKFHKGLDIGAPTGTAIYSSLDGRVIYSGWEEGYGKVIKIQHSSELITIYAHCSKLYVKVGQYVKKGEKIGEVGSTGRSTGSHVHFELRKNNEPCNPLIYIK; this comes from the coding sequence TTGAGTAAAGATATAGGAAAAAAACTTATTTTATTATTATCTATAGGGGTTACCATTTTAGTAGCCACATATACTTATATTTATACTAAACCTAACGCTTATGAGGTGTTAGTAAACGATAATCCTGTAGCATATATGAAGAATGAAGAAGATTTTAACAAAATATATAAAGAAGTGGAAAATAATACGAAAAAAAGATTTAATTTAAATATGAAAAACAATATAGAATTCAAAAATATAAAGGTGAAGGGAGATATATTTACAAGTAATGATTTTATAAAAAAATCTATATTAGAAAATTCCAATATAAAAGTAACAGCTTTTAAAGTAAAACTTCAAGATGAATTTATAGGAATATTATCAAATAAAAAAGAAATTAAAGAGTTAAATGAAATAATAAATAAAAAGTATTCTGTAAATATAATAGATCATATAAAAATAAAGGAAGAGACTATAGCAGTTGAGGAAATTAATACTATAGATGAGCTTGTAATAAACATATCCCAATCAAAAGATTTGAAAAATTTTATAAATAATAAAAGGCTATCAAGAGGAACTTCAAATGATAAAATAGTTTTAACAATGCCAACAAGTGGATGTATAACATCCCAATTTGGAAAAAGATGGGGCAAATTTCATAAAGGTTTAGATATAGGTGCTCCTACTGGCACTGCTATTTATTCCAGTTTAGATGGGAGAGTCATATATTCTGGTTGGGAAGAAGGATATGGGAAAGTTATAAAAATACAACATAGTTCTGAACTTATAACTATATATGCACATTGTAGTAAGTTATATGTTAAAGTAGGTCAATATGTTAAAAAAGGAGAGAAAATAGGAGAAGTAGGTAGTACAGGAAGAAGCACTGGGTCTCATGTACATTTTGAATTAAGAAAGAATAATGAACCTTGTAATCCATTAATTTATATAAAATGA
- the acpP gene encoding acyl carrier protein — MVFEKVKNIIVEQLGLDEGEVKLETSFEDLGVDSLDLFQIIIEIEEAFDIQVEEAEKIKTVEEAVKYVESKIEK, encoded by the coding sequence ATGGTATTTGAAAAAGTTAAAAACATTATAGTAGAACAATTAGGTTTAGATGAGGGAGAAGTTAAATTAGAAACATCTTTTGAAGATTTAGGAGTAGATTCTCTTGATTTATTTCAAATAATAATAGAAATAGAAGAAGCTTTTGATATACAAGTAGAAGAGGCAGAAAAAATAAAAACTGTAGAAGAAGCAGTAAAATATGTTGAAAGTAAAATAGAAAAATAA
- the fabG gene encoding 3-oxoacyl-[acyl-carrier-protein] reductase, whose product MKCLERKTAIVTGASRGIGRAIAKKLASMGANLVLNYRSSAKEIDTLLEEIKEFGVETLVIQGDVSSFEDSKKIADEAKNKFGTIDILINNAGITKDSLILRMAEEDFDKVISVNLKGVYNCSKHIVPIMLKQRSGKIINISSVVGVAGNAGQCNYAAAKAGVIGITKSLAKELGSRGITVNAVAPGYIKTDMTDTLPEKMKKSIEDLLPLKRLGTPEDVAETVGFLASDNAEYITGQVIHVDGGMII is encoded by the coding sequence ATGAAATGCTTAGAAAGAAAAACCGCAATAGTAACAGGAGCAAGTAGGGGTATAGGAAGAGCAATAGCTAAAAAATTAGCATCTATGGGTGCTAATTTAGTATTAAATTATAGAAGCAGTGCTAAAGAAATAGATACTTTATTAGAAGAAATTAAAGAATTTGGAGTAGAAACTTTAGTTATTCAAGGAGATGTAAGTTCTTTTGAGGATTCTAAAAAAATAGCAGATGAGGCAAAAAATAAGTTCGGTACAATAGATATACTTATAAATAACGCAGGAATAACAAAAGATTCTTTAATATTAAGAATGGCAGAAGAGGATTTTGATAAAGTAATTAGTGTTAATTTAAAAGGTGTATATAATTGTAGTAAACATATAGTACCCATAATGCTAAAACAAAGATCAGGAAAAATAATAAATATTTCATCTGTAGTTGGAGTAGCAGGAAATGCAGGACAATGTAACTATGCAGCCGCTAAGGCAGGCGTTATAGGTATAACTAAATCTTTAGCTAAAGAGCTTGGTAGTAGAGGAATAACTGTAAATGCAGTGGCACCAGGTTATATAAAGACAGATATGACAGATACATTACCTGAAAAAATGAAAAAATCTATAGAGGATTTGCTCCCACTTAAAAGGTTAGGGACTCCAGAAGATGTAGCAGAAACTGTAGGATTTTTAGCTTCAGATAACGCTGAATATATAACAGGTCAGGTTATACATGTAGATGGTGGAATGATTATATAG
- a CDS encoding CoA-binding protein — translation MKAYDFLNYKNWAVAGSVLSEDKYAYKIFNRLKEKGYNVVGIKPGVEERDVFNNIRDIPYNIEVLDLCINPIKGLDIVKEAAKLGINKILIQPGAESNEIINFCRENNINAIEGCALVELSKLV, via the coding sequence TTGAAAGCTTATGATTTTCTAAACTATAAAAATTGGGCTGTGGCAGGTAGTGTACTTAGTGAGGATAAATATGCATATAAAATATTTAATAGATTAAAAGAGAAAGGATATAATGTAGTAGGAATAAAACCTGGTGTGGAAGAAAGAGATGTATTTAATAATATTAGAGACATACCTTATAACATAGAGGTATTAGATTTATGTATTAATCCAATAAAAGGTTTAGATATAGTAAAAGAAGCAGCAAAACTAGGCATAAATAAAATACTAATCCAACCAGGAGCAGAAAGTAATGAAATAATAAATTTTTGTAGAGAAAATAATATTAATGCTATAGAAGGTTGTGCTTTAGTAGAGTTATCAAAATTAGTGTAG
- a CDS encoding beta-ketoacyl-ACP synthase III: MSNISVIGTGSYVPNNIITNDFLSTIVDTSDEWIRTRTGILERRISKGENTIYMATESAKEAIKNANIDANDLDLIIVATLTPDNFMPSTACSVQKEVGAMNALCFDISAACSGFIYGLEIACSMLKNSFRNKALIIGAENLSKIVDWEDRNTCVLFGDGAGAAVLSKTKEEGILDFHSGSNGLKGEHLTCGALKTNNIFNKSDMLTDNNFIKMNGKEIFRFAVGAMSETICNIQEKTKWDLNEVKYIISHQANSRIIEYTAKKLNTHKDKFYMNLDKYGNTSAASIPIALDEMNKKGLLNKQDKIILVGFGGGLTFGGVAIVWSI; encoded by the coding sequence ATGAGTAATATTAGTGTTATTGGAACTGGAAGTTATGTACCTAATAATATTATTACTAATGATTTTTTATCAACTATAGTAGATACCAGTGATGAATGGATAAGAACTAGAACAGGTATATTAGAGAGAAGGATTTCTAAAGGAGAAAATACTATTTATATGGCAACGGAATCTGCAAAAGAAGCAATTAAAAATGCCAATATAGATGCTAATGATTTAGATTTAATAATTGTAGCCACATTGACTCCTGATAACTTTATGCCTTCTACTGCTTGTAGTGTTCAAAAAGAAGTAGGAGCTATGAATGCTTTATGTTTTGATATATCTGCAGCTTGTTCAGGATTTATATATGGGCTTGAGATAGCCTGTTCTATGTTAAAAAATAGTTTTAGAAATAAGGCTTTAATAATAGGGGCTGAGAATTTATCTAAAATAGTTGACTGGGAAGATAGGAATACCTGTGTATTATTTGGAGATGGAGCAGGAGCAGCTGTATTAAGCAAAACTAAGGAAGAAGGGATTTTAGATTTTCATTCTGGCTCAAATGGATTAAAAGGAGAACATCTTACCTGTGGAGCTTTAAAAACAAATAATATTTTTAATAAGAGTGATATGCTAACAGATAATAATTTTATAAAGATGAATGGTAAAGAAATATTTAGATTTGCAGTAGGAGCAATGAGTGAAACTATTTGTAATATACAAGAAAAAACTAAATGGGATTTGAATGAAGTTAAGTATATTATATCTCATCAAGCTAACTCTAGAATAATAGAATATACAGCTAAAAAGCTTAATACCCATAAGGATAAATTTTACATGAATCTAGATAAATATGGCAATACATCCGCAGCAAGTATACCTATAGCTTTAGATGAAATGAACAAAAAAGGCCTACTAAATAAACAAGATAAGATTATATTAGTAGGCTTCGGCGGTGGTTTAACCTTTGGTGGAGTTGCCATTGTATGGAGCATTTAA
- a CDS encoding pyruvate, water dikinase regulatory protein has protein sequence MFKIYAVSDSIGETAEQVANATAYQFGSSVKVERVPYVKTFEDVNNLISIIKNPNEAMIISTIVLVDIREFLVQRCVESGIHISNVLGPCISLVSTILNKTPEYKPGAVWDMDKKYYKKIEAMEFAIRYDDSKDHSGIKHADIVLIGLSRTSKTPLSIYLANKGIKALNIPLMPEVPVPEELFEIDRKKIIGLTIDPMHLIEIRRHRVDNMMKIPTELKYANAERVLDELEFADKIMRKLKCKIIDVTKRAIEDTALIIMESVFSDRII, from the coding sequence ATGTTTAAGATATATGCTGTGTCAGATTCTATTGGTGAAACTGCAGAACAAGTAGCTAATGCTACAGCATACCAATTTGGTAGTTCTGTAAAAGTAGAAAGAGTACCTTATGTAAAGACTTTTGAAGATGTTAATAATCTTATAAGTATAATAAAAAATCCAAATGAAGCTATGATTATATCCACTATTGTTTTAGTAGACATAAGGGAGTTTTTAGTCCAAAGATGTGTAGAATCTGGCATCCATATATCTAATGTATTAGGTCCTTGCATAAGTTTAGTGTCAACTATATTAAATAAAACACCAGAATATAAACCTGGTGCTGTTTGGGATATGGATAAAAAATACTACAAAAAAATAGAAGCAATGGAGTTTGCTATAAGATATGATGACAGTAAAGATCATTCAGGTATAAAGCATGCAGATATTGTTTTAATAGGCTTATCTAGAACATCAAAAACACCACTAAGTATATATTTAGCTAATAAGGGTATAAAAGCTTTAAATATACCATTAATGCCAGAGGTGCCTGTGCCAGAAGAGTTATTTGAAATTGATAGAAAGAAAATAATAGGGCTTACCATAGATCCCATGCATTTAATTGAAATAAGAAGGCACAGAGTAGATAATATGATGAAAATTCCTACAGAGCTTAAATATGCTAATGCGGAAAGAGTTTTAGATGAATTAGAATTTGCAGACAAGATTATGAGAAAATTAAAATGTAAAATTATAGACGTTACCAAAAGAGCTATAGAAGATACAGCGTTAATTATAATGGAAAGTGTTTTTTCTGATAGGATAATATAG
- the fabK gene encoding enoyl-[acyl-carrier-protein] reductase FabK has product MKKSIFSHMVGIKYPIIQGGMAWIADSSLAAAVSNAGGLGIITGNAPVEWVRQEIRKTKELTDKPFGVNIMLLSETADEIAQMVCDEGVKVVTTGAGNPGKYIKKWKEHGIIVIPVVPSVALAKRMEKSGVDAIIAEGCESGGHVGELTTMALIPQVVDAVDIPVIAAGGIGDGRGIAASFMLGADAVQVGTRFLVAKECTVHQNYKNKVMKAKDIDTQVTGRPTGHPVRIIRNKLSRKFQILEKEGAPLEEFENLGRGALSKAVRDGDIDNGSIMAGQIAGLINKEQTCSEIINEMFNEAYALLGCK; this is encoded by the coding sequence ATGAAGAAATCCATATTTTCTCATATGGTTGGAATAAAATATCCTATTATTCAAGGTGGAATGGCATGGATTGCTGATAGTTCATTAGCAGCGGCAGTTTCTAATGCAGGAGGTCTTGGAATAATAACAGGAAATGCACCAGTAGAATGGGTTAGACAAGAAATAAGAAAGACAAAAGAATTAACAGATAAGCCTTTTGGAGTAAATATAATGCTTCTATCGGAAACCGCAGATGAAATAGCTCAAATGGTTTGTGATGAGGGTGTAAAAGTAGTTACTACTGGAGCAGGTAATCCAGGAAAGTATATAAAAAAGTGGAAAGAGCATGGCATAATCGTGATACCTGTAGTTCCTTCTGTAGCATTGGCTAAGAGAATGGAAAAATCAGGGGTAGATGCCATAATAGCAGAAGGTTGCGAGTCTGGCGGTCATGTAGGTGAACTAACAACAATGGCATTGATACCACAGGTAGTTGATGCTGTAGATATACCTGTTATAGCAGCTGGAGGAATAGGTGATGGAAGAGGTATAGCAGCCAGTTTTATGTTAGGAGCAGATGCTGTTCAAGTAGGTACTAGATTTTTAGTAGCAAAAGAATGTACTGTTCATCAAAATTATAAAAATAAAGTTATGAAAGCTAAGGATATAGATACACAAGTTACAGGTAGACCTACAGGACATCCTGTTAGAATTATAAGAAATAAATTATCTAGAAAATTTCAAATACTAGAAAAGGAAGGTGCTCCTTTAGAGGAATTTGAAAACCTAGGCCGGGGAGCGTTAAGTAAAGCTGTAAGAGATGGAGATATTGATAATGGTTCTATTATGGCAGGTCAAATCGCAGGACTTATAAATAAGGAACAAACTTGTAGTGAAATTATAAATGAAATGTTTAATGAAGCCTATGCACTATTAGGTTGTAAATAA
- a CDS encoding NAD(P)H-dependent flavin oxidoreductase: protein MGFKPLKIGELISNIPIIQGGMGIGVSGYNLASAVANAGAIGVISAAQIGYREKDFKTNTKEANIRALRKEIRKARELSPEGILAVNIMVAMNNYEELVNVCLEEKIDIIISGAGLPLKLPNYTKDSDVKIAPIVSSKKATTIIIKQWIKKYDKLPDLIIVEGPLAGGHLGFKYDDLNNENINLDNILKDVLEEVKIYEDKFHINIPVIAAGGIYEREDIKRVLELGASGVQIATRFIATEECDAHINFKKAFINCREQDIKIIKSPVGLPGRAIKNGFVDRVCSDRINPEFCFKCLKSCNPKETPYCISKALIEAVKGNLEEGLIFTGSNGHRIDKITTVKDLIRELTENI, encoded by the coding sequence ATGGGGTTTAAACCTTTAAAGATAGGAGAGCTAATTTCTAACATACCTATAATTCAAGGTGGTATGGGGATAGGTGTATCAGGATATAATTTAGCATCAGCTGTAGCAAATGCTGGAGCTATTGGGGTAATATCTGCAGCTCAAATAGGATATAGGGAAAAAGATTTTAAAACTAATACTAAAGAAGCTAATATAAGAGCATTAAGAAAAGAAATAAGAAAAGCAAGAGAACTATCTCCAGAGGGAATTCTGGCTGTAAACATAATGGTAGCTATGAATAATTATGAAGAATTAGTTAATGTTTGTTTAGAAGAAAAAATAGATATAATAATTTCTGGAGCTGGATTACCATTAAAATTACCAAATTATACAAAGGATAGTGATGTTAAAATAGCCCCTATAGTTTCTTCTAAAAAAGCTACAACTATAATCATAAAACAATGGATCAAAAAATATGATAAATTACCTGATTTAATAATTGTGGAAGGACCGTTAGCAGGGGGACATCTTGGATTTAAATATGATGACTTAAATAATGAAAATATAAACTTGGATAATATTTTAAAGGATGTTTTAGAAGAAGTAAAGATTTATGAGGATAAATTTCATATTAATATACCTGTGATAGCAGCAGGAGGTATATATGAAAGGGAAGATATAAAGAGAGTTTTAGAATTAGGAGCTAGTGGTGTTCAAATAGCAACAAGATTTATAGCTACAGAAGAGTGTGATGCTCATATTAATTTTAAAAAAGCTTTCATTAATTGCAGGGAGCAAGATATAAAAATAATTAAAAGCCCTGTAGGATTGCCTGGAAGAGCTATAAAAAATGGTTTTGTAGATAGAGTATGCAGTGATAGGATAAATCCAGAATTTTGCTTTAAGTGCTTAAAAAGTTGTAATCCTAAGGAAACTCCTTATTGTATATCGAAAGCATTAATAGAAGCAGTAAAAGGAAATTTAGAAGAAGGATTAATCTTCACAGGAAGTAATGGGCATAGAATAGATAAAATTACTACTGTAAAAGATTTAATAAGAGAATTAACAGAAAATATATAA